A single window of Flavobacterium aestivum DNA harbors:
- a CDS encoding toxin-antitoxin system YwqK family antitoxin, with translation MKAKTTHLFLYFSILFSSYSFSSDPYSIKRISDENFRYEFYVTNKNVTPKPNKVYYWFKGGAIHSAQGGFGGDLLNEAFLKTYHSNQIAEKGKFKNGLKVGNWITWHSNGAIESTQKWSKGLRTGMYYKYDKNGIIVETGCYKNNKKHGKWYDLVKKDTVNYTNGIPTVKKQKASKLDKLTLKLQTLKDDADKKAQIETEKNKIAVAKNAEKDFIKAQELALENEKANIKIRKKETNEAKKAARLTTKANKKAEREEKKKQKAIEKANKEANINKGNTPKKENFFDRLYTKLFRKK, from the coding sequence TTGAAAGCAAAAACAACTCACCTTTTTTTATATTTTTCAATACTATTCTCATCCTATTCTTTTTCTTCAGACCCCTATAGCATAAAACGTATTTCAGATGAAAATTTTAGGTATGAATTTTATGTTACCAATAAAAATGTTACTCCAAAACCAAACAAAGTATATTATTGGTTTAAAGGTGGTGCTATTCATAGTGCTCAAGGTGGATTTGGAGGAGATTTACTAAATGAAGCATTTCTAAAAACCTATCATAGCAATCAAATTGCCGAAAAAGGAAAGTTTAAAAATGGCCTAAAAGTAGGCAATTGGATAACATGGCATTCCAATGGTGCAATAGAAAGCACTCAAAAGTGGTCTAAGGGATTGCGAACTGGCATGTATTACAAATATGATAAAAATGGAATTATTGTAGAAACTGGATGCTATAAAAACAACAAAAAGCATGGAAAATGGTATGATTTGGTAAAAAAAGACACTGTTAATTATACCAATGGAATCCCAACTGTGAAAAAACAAAAAGCATCTAAACTAGACAAGCTAACATTAAAGCTACAAACGTTAAAAGACGATGCAGACAAAAAAGCACAAATAGAAACTGAAAAAAATAAAATAGCTGTTGCCAAAAACGCTGAAAAAGACTTTATAAAAGCGCAAGAATTAGCATTAGAAAATGAAAAAGCTAATATTAAAATTCGCAAAAAAGAAACCAATGAGGCTAAAAAAGCAGCAAGATTAACAACCAAAGCAAATAAAAAGGCTGAAAGAGAAGAAAAAAAGAAACAAAAAGCTATAGAGAAAGCAAATAAAGAAGCAAATATAAATAAAGGAAATACACCTAAAAAAGAGAATTTTTTCGATAGGCTTTATACTAAATTATTTAGAAAAAAATAA
- a CDS encoding reprolysin-like metallopeptidase, which produces MNKLLLFFGFIMIPYLGYSQNKSLWETVNQTSNSSYDKLNNNLELDDKLFFRLNEINFKQTLLSLHDKSIQDKTIKITIPNSNGKLEQFLVSESSNFAPELQTKYPDIRAYSGTGITDPYASINFSVSPNGIQTMVLRGDSGSEFIEPNTSDKSVYILSTSKKRNKEMLPLTCKTIDISLNNELIKKVSQIKSNTGIFKTVRLALSCTGEYASYFGGTVEGALAGMNATITRVNGIFNKDLGLKLEIIANNNSIIYTNANTDPYSNETEGLKTITGCTGDCPGTWNKEVQATITNVIGEANYDIGHLFAATGGGGDAGCIGCVCTTLKNTNSTPVYTNGKGSAYTSPADSKPEGSTFDIDYVAHEMGHQLGANHTFSYDIEGTGVSVEPGSGSTIMGYAGITNYDIQNHSDDYFGYASILQIQDNLASKLCPKNTALSNQTPIINAGLDYTIPKSTPFILKGTGSDSNGNTLTYCWEQFDSATDQTGSKSYAYDTKPNGPLFISILPSASPIRYMPALANVLSGQLSTNKESVSSINRTLNFTLTGRNNAALGLGQTNTDAMVVTVNANVGPFTITSQNTPNLNWVAGTKETINWNVNNTNTLTGSSNVNIKLSNDGGITFPTVLVSNIPNNGSAQITVPDINATNCRILIEPTANIYYAVNSNSFSITNPIDSSCNTYTFTTPFYIPESEAYSSLTIDVPPSSEKVADINIEIKLKHPYLPDVQIELVNPQGTVVKLFDSFCGASNDKLFINYDDSGTPLSCNTSSLQTVTPAQPLSTYNNISPEGKWTLRVRDAFLGDNGVLESAKLTICTKSSVLSSSSFEVNNFSLYPNPNHGNFNIQFNSTTSNDAKISIYDLLGKQIFNETYKNEPKFNRNIHLNNTNTGVYILKITDGDKETVKKLIIE; this is translated from the coding sequence ATGAATAAATTATTACTTTTTTTTGGATTTATAATGATCCCTTACCTAGGGTATTCCCAAAATAAATCTCTTTGGGAAACCGTAAATCAAACATCTAATTCATCATATGACAAGCTTAATAACAATCTCGAATTAGACGATAAATTATTTTTCCGTTTAAATGAAATCAATTTTAAACAAACTCTACTGAGCCTTCATGATAAATCAATTCAAGACAAAACGATAAAAATTACTATCCCCAATAGCAATGGAAAATTAGAACAATTCCTAGTAAGTGAGTCTTCTAATTTTGCACCAGAATTACAAACTAAATACCCAGATATTCGAGCCTATTCTGGAACAGGGATTACAGACCCTTATGCTTCTATTAACTTTAGTGTTTCTCCAAATGGAATACAGACCATGGTTTTAAGAGGTGATAGTGGTTCAGAATTTATCGAACCAAATACATCTGATAAATCGGTATATATCCTTTCTACTTCTAAAAAAAGAAATAAAGAAATGCTACCTTTAACTTGCAAAACAATAGATATATCGCTAAATAATGAATTGATTAAAAAAGTCAGCCAAATAAAATCGAATACAGGTATTTTTAAGACCGTACGATTAGCGTTGTCGTGTACAGGAGAATATGCATCTTATTTTGGGGGAACAGTCGAAGGAGCTTTAGCAGGAATGAACGCAACTATTACGAGAGTTAATGGAATTTTCAATAAAGATTTAGGCTTGAAATTAGAGATTATTGCTAATAACAATTCTATTATTTATACCAATGCCAATACAGATCCCTATTCTAACGAAACTGAAGGACTAAAAACTATTACGGGGTGCACAGGGGATTGTCCAGGGACATGGAACAAAGAAGTACAAGCAACAATCACTAATGTAATTGGTGAAGCAAATTATGATATAGGTCATTTATTCGCAGCCACTGGAGGTGGTGGAGATGCTGGTTGCATAGGATGTGTTTGTACTACGTTAAAAAACACAAACTCAACTCCTGTCTATACAAATGGTAAAGGAAGTGCCTATACCTCTCCTGCCGACTCCAAACCAGAAGGTAGTACATTTGACATAGACTATGTTGCACATGAAATGGGACATCAACTCGGTGCAAACCACACTTTTTCATATGATATAGAAGGAACTGGCGTAAGTGTAGAACCTGGTAGTGGATCAACTATTATGGGATACGCCGGAATAACAAATTATGATATTCAAAATCATTCAGACGATTATTTTGGATATGCTAGTATTTTACAAATCCAAGATAATTTAGCCTCAAAATTATGTCCAAAAAACACAGCATTATCCAATCAAACACCAATAATTAATGCAGGCTTAGATTACACTATTCCAAAAAGTACTCCTTTCATTTTAAAAGGAACTGGGTCAGATTCTAATGGAAACACTTTGACTTATTGTTGGGAACAATTTGACTCGGCCACAGATCAAACAGGTTCAAAAAGTTATGCTTATGATACAAAACCGAATGGCCCTCTTTTTATATCTATTTTACCAAGTGCCTCGCCTATTAGATATATGCCGGCTCTTGCAAACGTTTTATCTGGTCAATTAAGTACTAACAAAGAATCTGTATCATCGATAAACAGAACATTAAATTTCACTTTAACTGGAAGAAACAATGCTGCTTTAGGATTAGGACAAACCAATACTGATGCCATGGTGGTAACAGTAAATGCAAATGTTGGTCCTTTTACTATAACATCTCAAAACACTCCAAATTTAAATTGGGTTGCTGGTACTAAAGAAACAATAAATTGGAATGTAAACAATACTAACACCCTAACGGGGTCATCCAATGTCAATATTAAACTTTCAAACGATGGGGGAATAACCTTTCCAACTGTTTTAGTTTCCAATATACCAAATAATGGATCAGCACAAATCACTGTACCGGATATTAATGCAACAAACTGCAGGATTTTAATTGAACCAACCGCTAACATTTACTATGCTGTAAATAGCAACTCTTTTTCTATTACAAATCCAATTGATTCTTCTTGCAACACCTATACTTTTACAACCCCTTTTTATATACCAGAATCAGAAGCTTATAGTTCATTAACAATAGATGTGCCTCCATCCTCAGAAAAAGTTGCAGATATAAATATTGAAATAAAACTTAAACATCCCTATTTACCAGATGTTCAAATAGAATTAGTCAATCCACAAGGTACAGTTGTTAAATTGTTTGATAGTTTTTGCGGTGCCTCAAATGACAAACTATTTATAAATTATGACGATTCTGGAACTCCTCTTTCATGTAACACATCGAGTTTACAAACAGTGACTCCTGCCCAACCTTTATCAACTTATAATAATATTAGCCCTGAAGGCAAATGGACATTAAGAGTAAGAGATGCTTTTCTAGGTGATAACGGGGTACTAGAGTCTGCCAAATTAACTATCTGTACTAAATCAAGTGTTTTATCTTCTTCAAGTTTTGAAGTCAATAATTTTAGTTTATATCCAAATCCAAACCACGGAAATTTTAATATCCAATTTAATAGCACAACTTCAAATGATGCAAAAATTTCTATTTATGATTTATTAGGCAAACAAATTTTTAATGAAACATATAAAAACGAACCAAAATTCAACAGAAATATACACTTAAACAATACAAATACAGGAGTTTATATATTAAAAATAACTGATGGTGATAAAGAAACAGTAAAGAAATTAATCATTGAGTAA
- a CDS encoding OmpH family outer membrane protein — MLKNKINPHVVINILLISLLIVFSVLFFFKSDKEVVYVDNAKLFDGFVMTKEMKRVGEKEFNSRKLVLDNLYAKLQASTISATEKKILMQQFIQGKSELEQFNQVFASEQTEKIWSRIKSYTTEFSKEKKYQLVIGSNNKQTVLFADEKIDVTNELLTYLNKKYEGL, encoded by the coding sequence GTGCTTAAAAATAAAATAAACCCCCACGTTGTAATTAACATCTTATTAATTAGTTTGTTAATTGTTTTTTCTGTTCTCTTTTTCTTTAAATCGGATAAGGAAGTAGTTTATGTAGATAATGCTAAGTTATTTGATGGTTTTGTAATGACCAAAGAAATGAAGCGAGTTGGAGAAAAAGAATTCAATTCCAGAAAATTAGTTTTAGATAATTTGTATGCCAAATTACAGGCTTCTACAATTTCTGCTACGGAAAAAAAAATATTGATGCAACAATTCATTCAAGGAAAGAGTGAATTAGAACAGTTCAATCAAGTTTTTGCATCTGAACAAACCGAAAAAATTTGGTCAAGAATAAAAAGTTATACTACTGAATTTTCAAAAGAAAAAAAATACCAATTAGTTATCGGTTCTAATAACAAACAAACAGTTTTGTTTGCTGACGAAAAAATTGACGTTACGAATGAACTTCTTACTTATCTAAATAAAAAGTATGAAGGTCTTTAA